The following DNA comes from Gadus macrocephalus chromosome 5, ASM3116895v1.
GGAAAAAAAACTGAATCCGAAACGGCCGTCTCATTGGCTGCTGTCCGTGTTCTCCACCAATGAGAGCGCCTGGAAGGCGGGCTGCAGCAGCTCCCGCTTGTATGTCTTTGGCGGGAGCTTGGGCAGCTGGGGGGAGGAGTTGTGGCGCGGCGGGACGGGCGGGGCCGACGCCATGGGGGGCGGCGGGCACAGGCTGTTGTGGCTGGCGCTCAGCGGGCAGCTGCGGCGGGGCACCCGCGGGGAGGGGGTCCccgggggggtcccgggggagGTGGGCAGGCTGCCGAAGTCCCAGTGGAAGCGGCCCACCGGCGAGGGCTGCATGCTGGGCGGGTAGTTGATGAAGATCTCCGGGGGCCGGTAGGGCACCGGGGGGGGCGTGTCGGGCAGCGGGTcccggggcggcgggggcggggggctgggcaGGGGCCCGTCGCCGGGGGGGCCGCTGTAGAGCGGGGCCCGCGGCTGGACCCGGGGCAGGGTGGGGGGCAGCCGGGGGGGGATGGCGGGGGGGAAGTCGGAGAGAGGGCccatctgggagggggggggggggggcggggcacacacacacacacacacacacacacacacactaatgagtTAAAGTTGTCCCATTAACAATATTTACATTTTCATAAAAACAGGCGTTTACTACAAGTTTGACTGAAAGACACTTAATGAAGCTAAGAGCTGCCCCGATCTGACACACAtatcaaaataaacaatgtgtcgagacacagaacagagagaggaggagagaggaggagaggggagagaggaggagagaggaggagagaggagggaggaggagaggggaggagaggagagaggaggagagaggaggagagaggaggagagaggaggagaggagggaggaggagaggggaggagaggggagaggagaggagaggaggagagaagagagaggaggagagaggaggagaggggaggagagaggaggagaggggagaggaggagaggggagaggaggagagaagagagaggaggaggagaagaggaggagagaagaggggaggagaggggaggagagaggaggagagaggaggagagaggagaaggttcCATCGGCAGCAAGCGCAGGCAGCGCAGCAGAGGATCATGGTAGGAGCGGGGCGGGGCCTCACCTTGGCCTCGGACATGGCGTCCTTCctgcggggggggaggggcgggggcttaagaggctcctcccccaggtggTGCAGGCTGCCGCAGGACGCCGAGTGGAACTCTGCAGCggagaaacacaaacaccccgAGATGAGACCCCCCACTGGGACGGCCTGATGAGACCCCCCACTGGGACGGCCTGATGAGACCCCCCCACTGGGACGGCCTGATGAGACCCCCCACTGGGACGGCCTGATGAGACCCCCCCACTGGGACGGCCTGATGAGACCCCCCCACTGGGACGGCCTGATGAGACCCCCCCACTGGGACGGCCTGATGAGACCCCCCACTGGGACCCCGAGATGTGACTCCCCACTGGGACATCCTGAGGGTCACCCCTAGATGTGACATCCTGAGGGTCACCCCTAGATGTATCACCCTGACTGTGACCCCTAAGATGTGACACCCCACTGTGACCCCTAGATGTGTCACCCTGACGGGGACCCCTAGatgtgtgacccccccccccccccccccagaccccggcCACATATCCCCGGCCACGCAGACGGGTGGTACTCACTTGAAGGAGGCAGGATGACGGGGGCGAATATGGAGTTACCTCCTGTAGGAGtcaacagacacagagagaggctttAGAGGAGGAACTGCCCGCCAGGCTGCCCTGACGCTGCAAACTGATACAGAAATATTCATATCTAATTATTCAATCATcaatatttgatcaatatcaaattaacaaaatatataattactattgaaattacttgaaatacaattactattaaaataaaatgaatacatAATTTCTTAGCTAAATGAAATAAGGTTAGgtcatttcttatttttcttcgTGTTATGGCTCGGATGTAATGGGCCGGAGGTCAAAGGTCTGGAGGTCAGTGGACAGAGGTCAAGGGTCGGAAGGTCAGGTGCTGGAGGGTCAGGTGTCGGAGGTTATGGGGTCGGAGGTTAAGGGGTCGGAGGTtaaggggtcagaggtcaagcgGTCGGAGGTTAAGGGGTCGGAGGTCAAGCGGTCGGAGGTCAACCGTCGGCGGTTCAGGAGTCCGAGGTCAGGGGCCGGAGGTtccggggtcagaggtcggggACCACCCACCGTAGGAGCTGCCGAGGTCGGGCTCGGTGAAGACGGAGCTGAGGTCGGAGGAGGCGGACTGCGGCGGCGTGGGCGTGTTGGGGGAGGTGGGCACCGAGGCGGAGGCGGGCGTCTCCAGCTCCGTCTCAGCGATGCTACGGAAGGTGATCTTGTGGGGGGGCTCGCGCTCCAAGGCCACGGGGTGCCCCTTCAGGGTGCCCGACGTGGAGGTGCGGACCGGCCGGATCCCCGGGGACTTGAGGGTGTACAGGGTCTTCCTGGgctgcgggggggaggagggagggagggagggagggagggagggatggaagggagaagagggagggaggggggggggggatggagggagggaggggggagatgagaCGGAAGGCTGAAGGAATTAGGGATGCaacgaaatgaaaattcttggccgaaaacCGAAAGTAATTATTACGCCAATCATTAGTACCATTTAGGTTTGCCAcagtatacggtattaccggtgctGAGGCCAacagttattttttataatcttttcccagtgataaaaaaaaaaaaacaccctaaTCTTTAGGCCTATTTGATCAAAAGAAAAATTCGCCAGTTTTGCTTTGCaatgtttttacaaaaaaataaaaaaaatagacaaacctaatagataggctacctgATAAAGCGTTGTAAcccacaagaccggtaaccatagcaacgcctgtaaacaaaccccgcgaagcccaatccccacgagagctccccgcgctacggccatccggaggcgcacagagcttttgtccgtgataatatatatacaattatatcatactattatatatagaacgttataaggcGCTGTCACCGAGATTTGGcgcgctgtcaccgagtgtgagaggagagttgacggagaagatggcgcttgacctagtttcaaagtttataccgtttatactcagtaataccggtgttgacacgagtgtattactcagtgtgaaaatgtccacaccgcggcaaccctagtaccattgcatttatggctatgactgtgtactaacttcattaaaatcaaggcaTTGCGATTTCTGCAAATCGCTATACGTGTgtctttctcagaaacattgaaaaacgtcCACACCGCAGACATATTGGCGCTTATCCAGACAAGCGTGTGCTGGCCACGCTTTTTGTTTGCGTCATCACAAATTACTGTTTCGTAAATTTTCGGTGGCCAaaaattcggtgcatccctagaaTCTAACCACCCTCTGGCCATACAGGACCCGGATGTTAAACCAAGAAGTATAGTTCAGATACAATTTTTCTCTTACCGATACCGATACtgattcctgaacttgagtatGGGCCGAGACCAAGTATataccgatacagcatctagcCTTGTGAATACTGATAGCACTTGTTGTTAGTGAAGGGTTCGCTTATGATGACAGCAATGTATCGTCGGCTCACTTACTGtctaaaaaacttttttttcagaCCTAGATCATTTTCATTCAATTGTCTatgcatccatgtttttccgaCGTAGGTAGGTCGGAAATGACGCTTTTATACCTAaaacgaacgcagcataacactGCATGCGTTTGTGATGTTCTCTGCCTGTGTAGTAAATTTGCTAGTCACGTGTATCGGATCGGCGCATAGACCGGCGTACTCGCCGATACCCCATTTCGGACGTTATCGGAGGAATGTCCGATATTGGTATCGGAACAACTCTTCCAAGAGGTACACCCCTAACCAGAACCACCGTTAATTAGTGTGTTTCGTGGTATGGGCATGTTGTGTCCTCATGGACAGAGACAGGagaagtgaaagagagagggtagggTGGTTCAATCGGTCAATTCCCTGAATCCGAGGGAAACAACCTCCTCAGATTCTTCTGAAACGTTTGACTATTTTCATGGGAAAGCGGAGCCGGCCAGATGTTCAGCGTGGTCATTTGGCATCCACTCTGATTTCCCCTAAGCCTTCATCTGGGAAAAGGAGGGAGCTCCTGTCCAGAAATGATGGAGGCCCGTGATCGGCGAGACACAAAGCCAGGGAGGGGATCCGGCGGAGCGGCTTACAAAGCGAGGGGGCTGCCTGCAGTTCCGGGGCTCGATCTCCTGGGACTTGTTGAAAAGGTAGTCGTAGAAGTCCTTCTCGCTCATGTTGCCCATGGGGTTCAGGTTCTCAAAGAACctctggggagagagggagagaccgcaACAGGTTAGTGTCCGGTCCAGCGTTTAAGGTATGGGCACAAGCTACACAGAACATCCTGTGGACATCGTAGGTCAGGCATCAGCAAGATGCCTGACCtcgtccctctcctcaatgcgttagggttagggcccctTAGTGTTAGGGCTGAATAGTATAAGAGAATAAACCGCTGTAGAAGTGTAGCGTCATGCCTTTAAGGCCATAACCAGACTATGGTCAGGCCTCCATTTTAGACGCAATGCTCTCGTCCGAACCGGAAGATTCTCTGTTATGGACAACAGGAATCAAGGGTACGGACAAGGATTTAGCATTTTCGATTCCTGAATGAACGGAAAGTCCCGCACCTGCTATATGACTAAatccttttttattattaattagcagattaaagcatctgcttcatttaaaaatataaatcGTTGAGATAAATAATGTCGCTAAATGCAGAAAAATTCTAATTGAATCACAGCGACGATAATCGATAAAGCAACAAACGAAAAGATTGCCGTGCAGCGACGGAGCACCAAGACACACAGCTGGTCCGTACGCTctgggacagaggggggggggtcgtaccCGGACATCGTGCTCCTGCTTCAGGCAGTAGGGCTGGTTCTGGTACTGCTGGATCTCCCCGGTGATCTCCGCCACTTTCCGCCGCTTGCTGAAGTTGATGAGCTCCTTGCCGTGGCGCTTGAGGTGGTCCGGGTTGCCCTCCTCCGTCTTCAGGATGTTGGTCAGGTAGATACCTGGTCGCCGTGACAACgggaggagggggcaggaggaggaggagcaagaggagggggaggaggaggagagggaggaggatgaggggagggaggaggaggaggaggaggagagggaggaggaggaggagcaagaggagtaggagggagaagaagagagggaggcaaGGTCAGTTTAAATATCCAGTGAAGAGTGTGAGTCACTGCAGGAGAACATCAGGTGAGGTAGAACCTCCTGCTCTGGGGAGGTGGAACCTCCTGGTCTGATCTGGCCTGGCGGTTCTTACCAAAGAAAGGCACGCATGGCGGGTTGATGGACTTGAGCTTGGCCAGGTACTTCTTGAAGTGGTCCTGGCTCagctccaccgcctcctccaggatcttcttcttcctctccggGACCGCCTGCAACGCAGCACACCGCCGTCAGGAACCCTGAACCCATCCCTCAGGAGTGTGTGTTCCTGCGTGTatgttcctgtgtttgtgtgtgtttgtgtttttgtttctctgtgtgtttgtgtgttctgtgtgtgatctctgtgcatgtgttttctCCGTCTTCAAGTGTGTTCTGTATGTGTATGATAtcagtgtgcgtttgtttgtattagtctgtgtgtgcgttcgtgctctctgtgtgagtgcatgtgttctctgtgtgagttcgttctctgtgtgtatgcgttctgtgtgtgtatgcgttctgtgtgtgtgttctctgcgtGCGTGCTCTCTGCGTGTTCACCTCGAAGGTGTGGTCCAGGCGGTACACGGGGACAGAGTTGATGGCGCTGACCACCTCCAGGACGCCGTTGAAGTTGTTGAGCTCCTGGAAGACCTGCAGCACCTCGATGACCCGCGTGAACACCGCCACGCGCTCGTCCAGGTTCTCCGCCTCCACgatgcacctgcacacacaaaaaagtgaaaaaattGTATACAGCTCAGAACtaaatattatatatctatatatctatatttatatattagtgcggtcagtttaacgcgttaaCGGCGTTgatgcaaaccaattttaacggcgttatttatttttttacgcgggattaacgctcttttggcttggcaaacgttgtcgttttttcacctgctgtctagcaacaactagtcacgttagaaaaacgacaccaccataccggatctagctacaccggaaacaaaacaacaagcacgccgcacaaacttgtttTTTTGTACGTTGTTGGGGgaagcaaggatacggagcgggtgaaaaactcaTGGGAAAACtcctaaaagtgtgtgtgtgtttgtttcactCTGTTCaagcctgcacgagagttcaatgttgtcattagccgttacgtctttctgaccaatcgcagttcaaggcccacctgggctgtaccactttgggaggggccgctcagttgctcccctctagacaaaatcgacttggttgccGCAAACCTCTCACAGTTGGTGAGAGGTTTGCGgacgcacagctcaggctgccggacggcacTGCAAGGagcttttataaacgcaatattgtgaTCCCAGttatcagcccgacagccccgaaccGTTAAccgcccaccgggaattctcccgtCTACCACTCTGccaccgtgtgtgcgtgtgcgtgtgcgcgtgcgtgtgtgtgcgggcattattgatagcctggtaatgtgtataggcctacgtacggtaggaatattcagactggtttaaataatatatgttatagtatttcccatctttgctgagcaagagttttgtttgaaagttcagtgattgaaacaaataaaagcctgggctattgaagtcatgcacctacccgatgtcaagtgaaacgggttgaattcactacgggtctctcttcttatatccatcttgccatatatattttattactgtccttcccaacactctctgatctcactaaaaggctagcatcAAGAAATCAAGGGTTAAcaatgacattaatgtgattgaGGGGGTCTGGACTGTACCATCACCCTGGGACCAGAGGGGATCTGGACTGTACCATCACCCTGGGACCAGAGGGGATCTGGACTGTACCATCACCCTGGGACCAGAGGGGATCTGGACTGTACCATCACCCTGGGACCAGAGGGGATCTGGACTGTACCATCACCCTGGGACCAGAGGGGGTCTGGACTGTACCATCACCCTGGGACCAGAGGGGGTCTGGACTGTACCATCACCCTGGGACCAGAGGGGATCTGGACTGTACCATCACCCTGGGACCAGAGGGGATCTGGACTGTACCATCACCCTGGGACCAGAGGGGGTCTGGACTGTACCATCACCCTGGGACCAGAGGGGGTCTGGACTGTACCATCACCCTGGGACCAGAGGGGGTCTGGACTGTACCATCACCCTGGGACCAGAGGGGATCTGGACTGTACCATCACCCTGGGACCAGAGGGGGTCTGGACTGTACCATCACCCTGGGACCAGAGGGGGTCTGGACTGTACCATCACCCTGGGACCAGAGGGGGTCTGGACTGTACCATCACCCTGGGACCAGAGGGGGTCTGGACTGTACCATCACCCTGGGACCAGAGGGGGTCTGGACTGTACCATCACCCTGGGACCAGAGGGGATCTGGACTGTACCATCACCCTGGGACCAGAGGGGATCTGGACTGCACCATCACCCTGGGACCCAGAGGGGGTCTGGACTGTACCATCACCCTGGGACCAGAGGGGATCTGGACTGCACCATCACCCTGGGACCCAGAGGGGGTCTGGACTGTACCATCACCCTGGGACCAGAGGGGATCTGGACTGTACCATCACCCTGGGACCAGAGGGGGTCTGGACTGTACCATCACCCTGGGACCAGAGGGGATCTGGACTGTACCATCACCCTGGGACCAGAGGGGATCTGGACTGCACCATCACCCTGGGACCCAGAGGGGGTCTGGACTGTACCATCACCCTGGGACCAGAGGGGATCTGGACTGTACCATCACCCTGGGACCAGAGGGGGTCTGGACTGCACCATCACCCTGGGACCAGAGGGGATCTGGACTGCACCATCACCCTGGGACCAGAGGGGGTCTGGACTGCACCATCACCCTGGGACCCAGAGGGGGTCTGGGAGCAGCGGGGACTCACTTCTCAAACCACAGCGTGAGGTTGGTGGTGTGGCGGATCATGCGGAGCAGGTTGGGGGAGTTCTTCTCCTTGTCCTCCTTGGTCCACACGCTGCCCACCAGCTCTGAGGGCCTCACCGccctggggaggaggaagaggaggaagaggaggaggatgaggatgaggtggaggtggagggggaggtgaaggtggaggtggaggaggaggagcaggagcaggaagaggaaggagcaggaggaggagcaggaggaggaagagcaggaagtgtaggaggaagaggaggaggaagaggaggagcaggaggaggaagagcaggatgaagaggaaggagcagcagcaggaggtgcagcagcagcaggaggtgcagcagcagcaggaggtgcagcagcaggaggaggaggaaggagcaagaggaggaggaagaggaggagcaggaggaagaggaaggaaggaaggaggagcagccgaagcaggtggaggaggagaattaTTTAGCACGTGTCACTTCTCTCTTCTGTCAAATATACATTTTGTATGTTTACAATATATTTCTGAATAAATAGTATTCTTTATTACCTTAAAACCCAATTTAGACATTTAGAATAACCTGGCTATATCCCGGCTAGTGATGTTAAATTCATAATCTTATCTTCCATCTATAATCCTGGTTCTCTTAGGTAGTAGTCATTACCATCTTCTATATGACTCTGTGGAATGGAGTACATCAACAAATACACCTACACATTTATAATATACACCTGGCCAAGCCTTCCCGACCCCTGACCCAGGCgtcccgacccctgacccctgacccaggcgtcccgacccctgacccctgacccaggTGTTTCCTGCAGCCCGCTCACCTGTACAGCTCTGACTCCAGCAGGGTGAGCTGGCGGGCGATCTCGATGGGGTGAAGGGTCATGAGGTCGAAGGTGTCCAGCTGCCCCGCCCGGCTGATGTGCCACTCGATGGGCGGGGGCGGGCTCTCGAAGGTGATGCTGTGGCTGACGCCATTGGCCTGCGTCTGCAGCTTCCTCTTGATGATCTTGTTGATGGACTCCACCCACTTCCTCATCGActtgcctgggggggggggggggggggggcgccgacGGTGACGAGAGGTTAGTCTGGTGGGTACGGCCCCAGTcgaaaaggttctgggttcgattcccctGTGGTGTCCGACGGCCTATACGTTTccctccctgagcaagacgcgccctggcccctccccctagCTGATGGTCATGACACGTTGCTTCGGATTAAgtcgtctgctaaatgactaacgACGGGAAATAGTCTTCTTTGTTTTACAGGACCACCAGAGTAGCCTTCAGAATGAATAATCCCATTTGTGAAGtataatgcgtgtgtgtgtgtgtgtgtgtgcgcgcgcgcgcgcgtgttttTAAGATTTAACACTTATATTTTCTACATTAAAGACAAATTCATTAGTTTCATAAGTGAAGAAAACTGTGAGATAGGTTCACTTTTCCATAATATCTGATCTGGTAGTTTGGTGTGTATGCTTCGCTCGCGGGCACTCGGGTAGTGTGGTTTTAAGAGTGTGAACGGAGCTGACCTCTCAGTTGTATTTTGCTGGTGATGTATTCCTCTAGTCGGCTCCTCAGCTCCAGGTCGTTCTCAAAGTCGTAGAAGTGATGCTCCACCCACTGCCGGAACACATTGAGCACCctgcagagagatggagacgcGGTCGTTAAAGGACACACTGACCACaagcaacacaacacatccactggaccgcaacagcttCTGGGGACCGAGAACACACTGTTTGGATCTTAAGAACTATTGAGGACCTGGCATAGAGAGACCATCTTTAAACCATAAGAACACGTTTCTTGGATCTAACAAACTATTGGGGACCCCAACAAAGAGAGTCCATCTTTAAACACTGACAACACACTGCTTGGACCTTAAGACTTCATGGTGACCCTGCAACATACTCCCTGCGATGAGAGGTCCTCTACAAGACAGTGTCTTGTATTTTGGGAGCAACAAGAAGGACAAAAGCTGAAGGCCCCACTACCTAGATAAATGTTAAAAGAAAACTTTATTGCCCTCTAAAAACTAAGCCTGCGTTTTCTACCACACATTACGTTGCTGCGTCTCAAACGTACAGGACCCCGTCATGAGTGCTGGGCTATGCGTGTGTATGAAAGGTTTgcgttttaaaaacaaaacgtgTATTCAAATGTAATCGAGCTTGTTATTCACTTGTGACTCTAAGCCGCGGGGAATTATGACCCGAATGTGTTCATCAGGAACGCTAGCCAACGCCTGGACTACCGGTGACCCACAGGTCACCGCCAGGTTCTCGAGTTCCAGAACGTGGAGGAACATGTGGGGAGAGGACCAGCCTATTCGACTGACCAAATACTGACGCGGAGAGTCCTGGTGTGACTGTTCCTAACCCTGGAGAACGAGCTGAGCTGGCGCTTGGGGAGGAACGCTGTGTCACTCTCCGTCCGCCCCTCAAACCGTCGGAACACCCTTTAGCAGGTGGCTAATCAAACACCTGATATCAAATCACCGCCCGATATCAAACCCCCGTCTGATAACAAACCACAGGACTCACCATGAAGGACTCTGGGTAGAAGAGCCTGCTGAAGGACTTGATAGAAACGCTACTTAAGAACACTGATGGGACTGTACTTTCTAATGGTCCTTATTCTAATTCTGTTCTGATCAAGTGTTGTATAAGGAGATATCATCTGGTCTAATCAACTGTTTTCCTAAACCGGTCTAATTTCATGAACCCGGTTTTTCCTGATCTGGTCTGGTCTATTTTGATCCGGTCTGATCAAATGTGAACCAGTCTGATCCAGTCTGATGCAATGTGATCCGGTCTGATCTGGTCCTGATCCGGTCTGGTTTAATGTTATCCGGTCTGATCTAATGTGAACCGGTCTGATCTGGTCCTGATCTGGTCTGGTCTAATGTGATCCGGTCTGATCTGGTCCTGATCCGGTCTGGTCCGGTGGTGGTACCTGAGTTGGACCGGCTGCACATACTCCTTCCGGAACCTCTGGAGCTCGGCTGCCATTGGCTGATC
Coding sequences within:
- the sos2 gene encoding son of sevenless homolog 2 — protein: MQPQHIYDFSSDENSHKWRGLFVQALRKVQMQVHPTLDAKEDALQHIEELILQLLNMLCVAQPRSVQDVEERVQKTFPHPIDKWAIADAQSAIEKRKRRNPLLLPVDKIHPLLKEVLGYKVDYHVSLYIVAVLEYISADILKLAGNYVGNIRHYEISQQDIKVSMCADKVLMDMFDQEEDIGLVSQCTEEPSSSGEVTYDDLVRLEIAEERQYLRELDLIIKVFRNHFLSNNKIFTPQDVEVIFSNILDIHELTVKLLGLIEDAVEMTADGSPHPLVGSCFEDLAEEQAFDPYETLSQDILNKNFHEHFNSLMSRPTVGLYFQSIAEGFKEAVQYVLPQLMMVPVYHCMHYFELLQQLQEHSEDQDDRECLKQAITALLNLQCSVERIYTKHQPRRKPGEPMYRLYSRQVRSKQLAIKRMNEIQKSIDGWEGKDIGQCCSEFILEGPLLRAGAKHERHNFLFDGLMISCKANQSSRLPGSGSGAEYRLKEKFVLRKIRIADRDGDAASELRHAFELVGKDENIAVFCARTAEEKAAWMAALVTLQYRSTLDRMLDSVLQHEEQTQPLRLPAPEVYRFAVQDSEENIVFEDRVQSKTGIPIIKGGTVVKLIERLTYHMYADPNFVRTFLTTYRSFCKPQELLSLLIDRIDIPEPEPTEADRQALWNGDQPMAAELQRFRKEYVQPVQLRVLNVFRQWVEHHFYDFENDLELRSRLEEYITSKIQLRGKSMRKWVESINKIIKRKLQTQANGVSHSITFESPPPPIEWHISRAGQLDTFDLMTLHPIEIARQLTLLESELYRAVRPSELVGSVWTKEDKEKNSPNLLRMIRHTTNLTLWFEKCIVEAENLDERVAVFTRVIEVLQVFQELNNFNGVLEVVSAINSVPVYRLDHTFEAVPERKKKILEEAVELSQDHFKKYLAKLKSINPPCVPFFGIYLTNILKTEEGNPDHLKRHGKELINFSKRRKVAEITGEIQQYQNQPYCLKQEHDVRRFFENLNPMGNMSEKDFYDYLFNKSQEIEPRNCRQPPRFPRKTLYTLKSPGIRPVRTSTSGTLKGHPVALEREPPHKITFRSIAETELETPASASVPTSPNTPTPPQSASSDLSSVFTEPDLGSSYGGNSIFAPVILPPSKFHSASCGSLHHLGEEPLKPPPLPPRRKDAMSEAKMGPLSDFPPAIPPRLPPTLPRVQPRAPLYSGPPGDGPLPSPPPPPPRDPLPDTPPPVPYRPPEIFINYPPSMQPSPVGRFHWDFGSLPTSPGTPPGTPSPRVPRRSCPLSASHNSLCPPPPMASAPPVPPRHNSSPQLPKLPPKTYKRELLQPAFQALSLVENTDSSQ